The Euphorbia lathyris chromosome 8, ddEupLath1.1, whole genome shotgun sequence genome has a window encoding:
- the LOC136202960 gene encoding uncharacterized protein isoform X2 yields the protein MPSAWEYNKTRRGRARSSSSFMSHGRSGRKSSSSSVHNFASSDGNTYKVNDFVHSDKIIGIIKPYVETYCDVVGGGNCGFRVVSSYIFGTEEKWQSVRHHLRNEVIANCFWYESVLIDGVDAAINRISWDGGACSQEHWMLAYNDLFLIATLYNAAVMFFGYLGGNNSSFCGTVLPVYAPSTATRPEREIFIAHLGTHCRHYIRLNLSPNFPVPHVLEWWKQHHERSVEGWDRIYAARTTQWTRLVQLRSS from the exons ATGCCTAGTGCCTGGGAGTACAACAAAACTCGGCGTGGACGTGCTCGTTCTAGTAGTTCGTTTATGAGCCATGGTAGAAGTGGTAGGAaaagctcttcatcatctgtccaTAATTTTGCATCCTCAG atggaaatacatataaagttaatgatTTCGTTCATTCTGACAAAATAATTGGGATCATTAAGCCCTATGTTGAAACATATTGCGACGTAGTCGGTGGTGGAAATTGTGGCTTCCGTGTTGTTTCTTCCTACATTTTTGGCACCGAAGAGAAGTGGCAATCAGTTAGGCATCACCTTAGgaatgaagtaattgctaacTGTTTTTGGTATGAATCTGTGTTAATTGACGGTGTTGATGCAGCAATTAATAGAATCAGTTGGGACGGTGGAGCTTGTTCGCAGGAGCATTGGATGCTCGCTTATAATGACTTGTTTCTGATTGCTACATTGTACAATGCTGCTGTAATGTTTTTCGGTTACCTGGGTGGAAATAACTCTAGTTTTTGTGGTACTGTTTTACCAGTGTATGCCCCTTCCACTGCTACAAGACCAGAACGAGAGATCTTCATAGCTCATTTGGGTACGCACTGTCGCCACTATATTcgtttaaatttatctcctaattttcCAGTCCCCCATGTACTAGAATGGTGGAAACAACACCATGAACGTAGCGTTGAAGGGTGGGATCGCATTTATGCAGCTAGGACAACACAATGGACAAGACTGGTTCAACTTAGATCCAGTTAG